A stretch of the Candidatus Zixiibacteriota bacterium genome encodes the following:
- a CDS encoding TonB-dependent receptor, with protein sequence MGTSAAHEETVRSHPRLRRAQDLTERGKDDEGQMGTSAAHEETVRSHPRLRRVQDLTERGRDDEGQMKTSAAHEETVRSHPRLRRAQDLTEQGRDHEGQMRTSAAHEETVRSHSRLCRAQDLTERKGCVSFMLVAVAVLLMAVPDVRAKAVSGLVVDSDGKPIPGVSVVTDVRGRGTITNDDGEYELTDAEQVTRITFSSVGYQSVQYNIASLPDTVALEEMYYRGTDILVRSDRAERGITPIAFEDFSKEDIKRDYTVGEFPLLLSTTPNLYSYSDAGSSLGYSYTKIRGFDDKRIVTYINGVPLNDPEDQATYFVDLPDFAANVSDIQVQRGVGNSLYGDASFGGSINIVTNSFSRERQTTITAGYGEYMSDGESVSDVYKQSIEYASGLIDGRWLFSGRFSKQKTGGYRHNSWYDGWAYYFSVSRLDPRMTTEIHVYGGPMRMHLAYYGVSRDAIAQDRRVNPLTYDNETDNFNQPHYQLHNTYRLTDNATLYNTLYYIRGKGYYEQYKDDRDYWEYNIPTALTNIDPDTGEPYTRGDVVRQQWVEKNQTGWNPRLDVTHKKGMHSVGGSFYYFDSDHWGQVVWAQNVNGALDPRHRYYQYYGKKYVASVFAEEYYRLSDKLSAQLTAQLRYQKYDFDQDRMGAFQGFDYSLDWLFFSPRAGVTFSLNERLSLFANLAVSSRTPTDADIYDANDPYILPSLEIESVQVDAGGDTVSYVFGDPTSKNERVYNYELGGRYQADRYVVGVNLFWMDFRDEIIPYGGINENTGLPVTVNADRSVHAGVELTATYKPVEQFSLSGNGAYNYNRIKDYVTEIDGYRIDFKDKTIPLFPEYLVNLMADYNDDTWRLTYHLRLVGRQFMELANIGQLSIAPYSVSSLSASYRFANLAGIGDLTLQARVDNLFDKKYESSGYGGNYAYEIDDEVLVDGWAEYFVAAERSFYGQVVLEMF encoded by the coding sequence ATGGGGACATCTGCCGCCCACGAGGAGACCGTCAGGTCACACCCTCGACTTCGTCGAGCGCAAGACCTGACGGAACGGGGAAAGGACGATGAGGGGCAGATGGGGACATCTGCCGCCCACGAGGAGACCGTCAGGTCACACCCTCGACTTCGTCGAGTGCAAGACCTGACGGAACGGGGAAGGGACGATGAGGGGCAGATGAAGACATCTGCCGCCCACGAGGAGACCGTCAGGTCACACCCTCGACTTCGTCGAGCGCAGGACCTGACGGAACAGGGAAGGGACCATGAGGGGCAGATGAGGACATCTGCCGCCCACGAGGAGACCGTCAGGTCACATTCTCGACTTTGTCGAGCGCAAGACCTGACGGAACGGAAGGGGTGTGTGTCATTTATGCTGGTGGCTGTTGCGGTCCTGCTGATGGCTGTGCCAGACGTGAGGGCGAAAGCGGTGAGTGGTCTGGTTGTCGATAGCGATGGCAAGCCTATCCCCGGCGTATCGGTGGTCACCGATGTGAGAGGCAGAGGGACAATCACAAATGATGACGGTGAATATGAGCTTACCGACGCGGAGCAGGTGACGCGCATTACTTTTTCTTCGGTGGGATATCAATCGGTTCAGTACAATATCGCCAGTCTGCCTGACACCGTAGCGCTCGAAGAGATGTATTACCGGGGGACGGATATTTTGGTGCGTTCGGACCGGGCGGAGCGGGGGATTACGCCGATAGCGTTTGAGGATTTTTCGAAAGAAGATATCAAGCGCGACTACACGGTGGGAGAATTTCCGCTGCTTTTGTCAACCACGCCGAATCTGTATTCGTATTCTGACGCGGGGTCATCGCTGGGGTACAGTTACACGAAGATTCGCGGGTTCGATGATAAACGGATCGTTACATATATCAACGGCGTGCCGCTCAACGATCCGGAGGACCAGGCGACCTATTTCGTGGACCTTCCTGATTTCGCCGCCAACGTGTCTGATATTCAGGTTCAACGCGGGGTGGGCAATTCGCTGTATGGGGACGCGTCGTTCGGCGGTTCCATAAACATTGTCACCAACAGCTTCAGCCGGGAGCGCCAGACGACCATCACGGCGGGCTACGGCGAGTATATGTCGGACGGAGAGTCTGTCAGTGATGTTTACAAGCAGAGTATAGAATATGCGAGTGGTTTGATAGACGGCCGATGGTTGTTTTCGGGAAGATTCTCCAAACAGAAGACGGGCGGGTATCGCCATAACAGTTGGTACGATGGCTGGGCGTATTATTTTTCGGTGTCCCGGCTGGATCCCCGAATGACGACAGAGATTCATGTTTACGGCGGGCCGATGCGGATGCATCTGGCGTACTATGGAGTGTCGCGCGACGCGATAGCGCAGGATCGAAGGGTGAATCCGCTCACTTATGACAACGAGACGGATAATTTCAATCAACCGCACTATCAGCTTCACAACACTTATCGTCTGACCGACAACGCCACTCTGTACAATACTCTGTACTATATCAGGGGGAAGGGTTACTACGAGCAGTATAAGGATGACCGGGATTATTGGGAGTACAATATTCCGACCGCTCTGACCAATATCGATCCCGACACCGGCGAGCCATATACGAGAGGGGATGTGGTGCGTCAGCAATGGGTCGAAAAGAATCAGACGGGTTGGAACCCTCGATTGGATGTGACTCACAAGAAGGGGATGCACTCTGTCGGCGGGTCGTTTTACTATTTCGACTCGGATCATTGGGGTCAGGTGGTGTGGGCGCAGAACGTGAATGGCGCGCTGGATCCGCGGCATCGGTACTATCAGTACTACGGCAAGAAGTATGTTGCTTCGGTGTTCGCCGAGGAGTATTACCGGTTGAGCGACAAACTCAGCGCTCAACTTACGGCTCAGTTGCGTTATCAGAAATATGATTTCGACCAGGACAGGATGGGGGCTTTTCAAGGGTTCGACTACAGCCTGGATTGGCTTTTCTTCTCGCCGCGAGCCGGCGTCACCTTTAGCCTTAACGAAAGACTGAGCCTGTTTGCAAATTTAGCGGTATCATCGCGCACGCCGACCGATGCCGATATTTACGACGCCAACGACCCGTATATTCTTCCATCGCTCGAAATAGAGTCAGTTCAGGTTGACGCGGGCGGTGATACGGTTTCATATGTGTTTGGCGATCCGACCTCGAAGAACGAACGGGTTTATAACTACGAGTTAGGAGGGCGGTATCAGGCGGACAGGTATGTTGTGGGTGTGAATCTTTTCTGGATGGATTTTCGGGATGAGATTATTCCTTATGGAGGTATCAACGAGAATACCGGTCTTCCTGTCACCGTGAATGCCGATCGTTCGGTGCACGCGGGCGTGGAGCTGACAGCGACATATAAGCCGGTCGAGCAGTTTTCGCTGAGCGGCAATGGCGCCTACAATTATAATCGGATCAAGGATTACGTGACAGAGATCGATGGTTACAGAATCGATTTCAAGGACAAGACGATTCCGCTTTTCCCGGAGTACCTGGTTAATCTCATGGCCGACTATAATGACGATACCTGGCGGCTGACATATCATCTGAGACTGGTCGGCAGACAGTTCATGGAGCTGGCCAATATCGGGCAGTTATCGATTGCTCCCTATTCGGTGTCATCTCTGTCGGCCTCTTACCGTTTTGCCAATCTGGCCGGGATCGGTGATTTGACTCTACAGGCGCGAGTTGACAACCTGTTCGACAAAAAGTATGAATCGTCCGGCTATGGCGGCAATTACGCGTACGAGATTGACGATGAGGTGCTGGTTGATGGCTGGGCGGAGTATTTCGTGGCGGCGGAGCGTTCTTTTTATGGACAGGTTGTTCTGGAGATGTTTTAG
- a CDS encoding sodium:solute symporter family protein, producing the protein MHLVDYLLIVVYLAALLILGFTRRLRADSSASDLIVGGRVLTLPAFVASLVSTWYGGILGVGEYSYRFGLSNWLVFGLPYYVAAFLFAMFLARRARQSKLLTIPDRLAQAYDNKTAVAGSIIIYFMTVPAAYILMIGTLCQYLFGWPFWVGVLCGTSFSVVYVYFGGFNSVVRTDLFQFALMFLGFLLMLVVLASEYGGIEFLRANVPAVNFTWHGGNPGMYIAIWYFIALATLIEPTFYQRCYAAKNMNVARTGILVSIGCWAFFDFLTTSCGLYARAILPDLASPVGSYPALGLKVLPVGLLGLFALALLATVMSTIDSYSFVAASTFSRDIVMRLFRVRENRVTYFTRLGLVVTVVIAVVIVLFFRSVVDIWHIFGSVGTPALLVPVFFSFVGKRRLPSRWAFVSVVFSGMLSLAWYLSRYSGADGVYWLGVEPIFPGLVVSVLIFVMFGRRSADKAVAK; encoded by the coding sequence ATGCACCTTGTTGATTATCTGCTCATAGTCGTCTATCTGGCGGCGCTGTTGATACTGGGATTCACTCGCCGGCTGAGAGCTGACAGTTCGGCCAGTGATCTTATTGTCGGCGGCCGGGTTTTGACTCTGCCGGCGTTTGTGGCCAGCCTGGTGTCGACATGGTATGGGGGGATACTGGGCGTCGGCGAATACAGTTACCGGTTCGGGCTTTCCAACTGGCTGGTGTTCGGGTTGCCTTATTATGTGGCGGCGTTTTTGTTCGCCATGTTTCTCGCGCGGCGCGCCCGCCAGAGTAAACTTCTGACAATCCCCGATCGTCTGGCGCAGGCGTATGATAACAAGACGGCGGTGGCGGGGTCGATCATAATATATTTTATGACGGTCCCCGCGGCGTACATATTGATGATCGGCACGCTGTGTCAGTATCTGTTCGGGTGGCCGTTCTGGGTGGGGGTGCTGTGCGGAACGTCATTTTCTGTCGTCTACGTATATTTCGGCGGGTTTAACTCGGTGGTGCGGACAGATCTTTTTCAGTTCGCGTTGATGTTTCTCGGATTCCTGTTGATGCTGGTGGTGCTCGCAAGCGAGTACGGAGGGATCGAATTTCTTCGCGCGAATGTACCGGCTGTTAATTTCACGTGGCACGGCGGCAATCCGGGGATGTATATCGCCATCTGGTATTTTATTGCACTGGCAACCCTTATAGAGCCCACATTTTATCAGCGGTGCTATGCGGCCAAAAACATGAATGTCGCGCGTACGGGGATTCTGGTATCGATAGGCTGCTGGGCGTTTTTTGATTTTCTGACGACCTCTTGCGGGTTGTATGCCCGGGCAATTCTGCCCGACCTGGCCAGCCCGGTAGGCTCATATCCGGCTCTGGGGTTGAAGGTGCTTCCGGTGGGTCTGCTGGGGTTGTTTGCCCTGGCTCTGCTGGCTACGGTCATGTCGACAATCGATTCATATTCATTCGTAGCCGCTTCTACTTTCAGCCGGGATATAGTAATGCGCCTGTTTCGGGTGAGAGAGAACAGGGTCACTTATTTCACGCGGTTGGGTCTGGTCGTAACGGTTGTCATAGCGGTGGTGATTGTTTTGTTTTTCCGGTCGGTGGTGGATATCTGGCATATTTTTGGTTCGGTTGGGACGCCGGCTCTGCTGGTGCCGGTGTTTTTCTCTTTTGTCGGCAAGCGACGGTTGCCCTCGCGATGGGCATTTGTATCGGTGGTATTTTCGGGGATGCTGTCGCTGGCGTGGTATCTCTCGCGGTACAGCGGGGCTGACGGCGTCTACTGGCTGGGGGTGGAACCTATTTTCCCGGGCCTTGTTGTGTCTGTTTTGATATTCGTGATGTTTGGCCGGCGGTCGGCGGACAAGGCGGTTGCAAAATAA
- the greA gene encoding transcription elongation factor GreA, translating into MSDPLYMSKEGRLKLEAELKRLKFEERPKIVAEIKRARELGDISENAEYHAAKEAQGHLERKIAEVQAKLARVRAVDADQIPTDKVYLFAKVLVKDHKTGEEILYTIAPPEEIDIDNDVISVKSPIGASLLGKEVGDVVEIKVPAGVLTYEILQISRD; encoded by the coding sequence ATGAGTGATCCATTATACATGTCAAAGGAAGGTCGGCTGAAGCTGGAGGCGGAGCTCAAGCGGTTGAAGTTTGAGGAACGCCCGAAGATCGTGGCCGAGATCAAGCGAGCCCGGGAGTTGGGCGATATTTCCGAAAACGCCGAATACCATGCGGCCAAGGAGGCTCAGGGGCATCTTGAGAGGAAGATAGCCGAGGTTCAGGCCAAGCTGGCCCGTGTGCGCGCGGTGGACGCGGATCAGATTCCGACTGACAAGGTGTACCTGTTCGCCAAAGTTCTTGTTAAGGACCACAAGACGGGTGAGGAAATACTTTACACTATAGCTCCGCCCGAAGAGATAGATATTGATAACGACGTGATATCGGTAAAATCCCCGATTGGTGCGTCACTTCTGGGCAAAGAGGTCGGAGACGTAGTGGAAATAAAGGTTCCGGCCGGCGTACTCACTTACGAGATTCTTCAAATCTCACGAGATTAG
- the bshB1 gene encoding bacillithiol biosynthesis deacetylase BshB1, which translates to MNKTLPTYDLLSIGAHPDDVEVGTGGVLIDLAKRGYRCGIVILTQGEMGTGGNAEIRASEVTDAARILGVDIIKTFDWGDTRLEDSYDKRMELAKIIRDCRPRILLAPYPHVGHGRRQSHPDHVAAGVIAINASHLASLKKIDIPGEPHLVNRIFHYFLPPQVTPNFVVDITPHFDQWIKALSAHRSQFLNPEKSRDYIESLTLMARSFGMQARCKYGQGFYAVEPIMIKDIMTLGQD; encoded by the coding sequence ATGAACAAAACGCTGCCCACATATGATCTGCTGTCAATCGGCGCTCATCCGGATGATGTCGAAGTTGGCACCGGCGGTGTACTCATCGATCTGGCCAAACGAGGCTATCGCTGCGGCATTGTAATTCTGACCCAGGGAGAAATGGGCACCGGCGGTAACGCCGAAATTCGCGCCAGCGAGGTCACCGATGCCGCCAGGATACTCGGCGTCGACATCATCAAAACCTTTGACTGGGGCGATACCCGTCTCGAAGACAGCTACGACAAGAGGATGGAGCTGGCCAAAATCATCCGAGACTGCCGACCCAGAATCCTTCTCGCCCCTTACCCACACGTTGGTCACGGACGCCGCCAGTCCCATCCTGACCATGTCGCGGCTGGAGTCATCGCCATCAACGCCTCCCACCTGGCGTCACTGAAAAAAATCGATATCCCCGGCGAACCACATCTCGTCAACAGAATTTTCCATTACTTCCTGCCCCCGCAAGTTACCCCCAATTTCGTTGTCGATATAACACCTCACTTCGACCAGTGGATAAAGGCCCTTTCCGCTCACCGCTCGCAATTTCTCAACCCCGAGAAATCCCGCGATTATATCGAAAGCCTTACCCTGATGGCTCGTTCGTTCGGCATGCAGGCCCGATGCAAATACGGTCAGGGCTTCTATGCCGTCGAACCCATTATGATCAAAGATATAATGACCCTCGGCCAGGATTAA